The DNA sequence AACGGCGGGACGCCGGCCGAGTTGCCGCAGGCTCCCGTTTTTCGACTGAACAAAGACCGGCCCCATAGATAGAGCGCATGGGAAATATTTTCAGTGCTCACATAACTAGGCTTAGGTTTGAGCAGAGTTGGTATAATAATCAGGAGTGAATAAGTGGATAGGTGCGATATTATAATACCGGTATGGAATCAGCGGGCATTTACCAGGGATTGCGTCGACTCTATCATTAAGAACACAGACGGCAATTACCGCCTGATCATCATAGACAACGCCAGCGATGAAGAGACTCGCGGATATCTGGACGGCCTTAAGGAGATGAAGTCTCCTCCTGTCCTTGTCTTGCGTAATGATAAGAATGTCGGTTTCGTCAAGGCTGTGAACCAGGGGATACGCGCTTCAGACGCGCCTTACGTATGTTTATTGAATAACGATACTATCACGACCAAAGATTGGCTTAAATCCATGATAGATATCGCTTCAATTAAGAATGATATAGGTATAGTTAATCCCTCCAGCAATAATCTGGGCCAGAAGCCTGCCGACGGACAGCCGTTTGAACTTTACGCGGCTTCACTGGCCGCGGAAGCGGGAAAATTCGTCGAACTCGGCGCGGCGATAGGTTTCTGCATGCTCATAAAACGTGAGGTGATAGAAAAGATAGGCCTCTTTGACGAGATATACGGCATGGGGAACTTTGAGGATACGGATTTTTCGAAGCGGGCCGTGAAAGAAGGCTACAGGTGTGTCAGGGCGTGCGGCGCTTATGTGTATCACAGGGAAAGCTCGTCGTTCGGTAAAGTGAAGACGTTCGAAGAAGATTTTAAGAGGAACAGGGAGATATACGAATTCAGGTGGGGCAAGCCCAGGAGGATCGCGTATGTGCTCGATTCTTACGATGACAATGTCTTGAAAAGGCTGTCTTCGGACACTCTTAAACTGGCGCGGGGAGGCAATTGGGTCTCGTTCTTTTTAAAAGAAAAGCTCCCTCTGCCGGAGCACTCGAATATAAAAACGGTCGAACTGCCCGGTAAACACTTTTACCTTAATACCCTGTTCAATATACTGAAAAAGAAGAAGAAGTTCGATGAGATATTCGTGTCAGAAGAGAAGTTCGGCAAGGTGCTGGAGAGGCTGACATTTATCCATTGCGCCAGGGTGAAATATTACTGACGGAGATATTATGGGCCATATACCTGTATCGGTGGCTATCATAGCCAAGAATGAGGAAGAGAATATTGCCAGATGCCTCGCGAGCGTCAAGTGGGCGGACGAGGCCATCGTTGTCGATGGTTTTTCTACGGACAGGACCGTTGAGATAGCGCGTTCGTCCGGGGCAAAGGTGATACAGCGCCGCTTTACGGGTTCGTTCGCGGACGACAGGAATGCGGGCCAGGACAGCGCAAAGAACGATTGGGTCCTGCACCTTGACGCCGACGATGTAGTGACTAAAGATTTTGCGGCCAGGATGGAAGAGACGCTGTCTAAAGGCGAAAGCGTTGTAGTTTATAAATTCCGGCGGAAGAATTTCTTCCTGAGCCATGCTATGGACCATGGGGGATTCCATCATTACATCCCGAACCTCGTCGACAAAAGACATGTGCGATACGAGGGCGTCGTCCATGAGGTACCAGTTTACAAGGGCAACATGGGCCAGATAGAAGCCGACATCGAGCATTATCCGTTTGGTTCCATAAGCCAGTTTATAGTAAGACAGAACCGCTATACGGATATTTCGTCAAAGGAACTGCTGAAAAAAGAGGGAATCTTGCCCGAAGCGAAGATAAAGAGCAATATGATATTAAAATCGCTCAAGATGTTCTGGAAGTCGTATGTTAAGAAGCAGGGTTATAAAGAGGGGATGTACGGGCTGGCCTTCGCAGTGCTCTTCGCGTGGATACATTTCCTCAAATGGGCGAAGTACTGGGAGCTCGTCAGGAAGAAGGGATGAAATTTTTCGCTTTGCCCTTGCGCCGATTCGGCTAACCGGCCAGTGGGCTTCGCCTAATTTTGATATCAAGTGTGTTTGGTTTTGTGTATAGTGTTTAGGCTTTTTTGTTCTTATGGTAACTATGGCGCTAAAGTGCTTTGGGTATTAATGAGACGTTATCAAAATTTACGGCTCAACCCACGTGGCCGGTTGCCGTCGTCGCCATAACGGGGCGAAGAAATTTTGCTGAGGGGGCAGGTTAAAAAGAACTTCGGCAACCGCCCGTAAGTTCCCTGCCCGCCTGACACAGTCGAAGTCGGGCAGGCGGGCGCCATCTGAGGAGCGAAAAATTTTACAAGGGAAGCAGATAAAACCTAAGCCGACGTTATGATGAGCACATTGTCCCGCCTAGAGTCTAATACGGGGCGGGATCCCGCCAGAATATGACAGAGGGCGGGAATAATATTAGGTTAAAGTATGCGGGCTGGGAAATTTTTACGGGTGATGCTCCTTCCAGACTTTTTCTCGATAAGGGCGAAGTTTGGGATGGGGCAGTACAGATACGCGCATAGAATATACCGATATGTAATGACTTCAGTGTCAAGTTAGACCGTTATTTACAGAGTATAGTATAAAGAAATAGGGAGATTGTAAACCCCAAACGAGCCCTTTAAAAGAAAAAGTCGAAGGAGCAGCAGCCTGCCCGCCTGAAGCGGTCTCTCGCTGGCAGGCGGGGACCCGTAAAAATTTCCTTGTGCTCACATAACAAGGCTTAGGTTGAAGCAGGATATTAAAATAGTCAGGAGTGAATAAGTGGATAGATGCGACATAATAATGCCGGTGTGGAACGAGCATGAGATTACGCGGGAGTGTGTCGATTCCTTACAAAAGAGTACGGGCTATCCCTTCAGGCTCATCATAATAAATAACGGGAGCGACGCCGCGACAAAGGGCTATCTCGACGGCCTCTGCGCTAAAAAAGAGACGGAAATCGTTCTCGTGCGTAACCCTGAGAACTTGGGGTTCGTGAAGGCGGTGAACCAGGGCCTGAAACTATCCGACAGCCGCTATGCGTGCATCATGAACAATGACACAATCGCAACGGAGGGATGGCTTAAAGAGATGGTCGATGTCGCGGAATCTGATCCGGCGATCGGCCTCGTCAACCCCTCGAGCAACACATCGGGGCAATTCCCGCCGGACGGAAAAGGCATAGAAGAGTACGCGCTTTTGTTAAAACAGTTCAGAGGGGAGACCCAGGAGCTGTATAATTGCCGGGGATTCTGCATGTTGTTGAAAAAAGAAGTCATAGAAAAGGTGGGGCTGCTCGACGAGGAATATGGAATAGGCTACTTCGAGGAGACCGATTACTGCAGGAGGGCCCATGGAGCGGGGTTTTCGGCAGTCAGGGCAAAGGCCTCTTACGTCTATCACAGGGAGCGCGCGACCTTCGATAAGCTGAAAGATGCGAAAGCGCTGTTCAAGGCCAATGAAAATATCTTTTTCAAAAAATGGGGCAGGCCCGTAAAGATAGCTTATCTGGCGGATTCAGCGTCATATGCCGACAAGACCAATGATATTGCGGTAGACGCCGCAAGGCACGGATACAGGGTATCAGTTTTTCTGAAGAAAGGGCTGCCGTGGCCCGTAAAGATAGACCATTTTGACATACGCAGGCTCGATATCAGTGCGGCCCTATTCGGCCTTATCTCGGCCTGTAAGATATTGAAGGACAGAAAAAAGAAACCACTTGAGGTCGTGATCACGGATAATGAGGCGCTGGGGCGGTTCCTGACGGCGATGAAGCCTTTGCACGGTTCCGAGGTCGTGGTGGGCGCGGACAAGAAATCGGTGCTCGAACTGCTGGAAAAAAGGTCAAGAAACTTTTAAACCAGAAAAGGAAGATATATGGAAAAGAAGGCTTTATCGGTCGTAATGCCGGTTTTCAATGAAAAAGAGACTATCCTGAAGATCATCGAGAAGGTCTTAAAGCTCGACATAGTGAAAGAATTGATAGTTGTGGATGATCTTTCCACGGACGGCACCCGGGACCTGTTGAAGAACGCGAAATTCGACGCTCGTGTGCGGATATTTTACCATGACAGGAATCAGGGAAAAGGCGCCGCGCTCCGCACCGGCTTCAAACAGGTCACGGGCGATGTAGTGGTAGTACAGGACGCCGACCTCGAATACGACCCGA is a window from the Candidatus Omnitrophota bacterium genome containing:
- a CDS encoding glycosyltransferase family 2 protein, whose amino-acid sequence is MDRCDIIMPVWNEHEITRECVDSLQKSTGYPFRLIIINNGSDAATKGYLDGLCAKKETEIVLVRNPENLGFVKAVNQGLKLSDSRYACIMNNDTIATEGWLKEMVDVAESDPAIGLVNPSSNTSGQFPPDGKGIEEYALLLKQFRGETQELYNCRGFCMLLKKEVIEKVGLLDEEYGIGYFEETDYCRRAHGAGFSAVRAKASYVYHRERATFDKLKDAKALFKANENIFFKKWGRPVKIAYLADSASYADKTNDIAVDAARHGYRVSVFLKKGLPWPVKIDHFDIRRLDISAALFGLISACKILKDRKKKPLEVVITDNEALGRFLTAMKPLHGSEVVVGADKKSVLELLEKRSRNF
- a CDS encoding glycosyltransferase family 2 protein, giving the protein MDRCDIIIPVWNQRAFTRDCVDSIIKNTDGNYRLIIIDNASDEETRGYLDGLKEMKSPPVLVLRNDKNVGFVKAVNQGIRASDAPYVCLLNNDTITTKDWLKSMIDIASIKNDIGIVNPSSNNLGQKPADGQPFELYAASLAAEAGKFVELGAAIGFCMLIKREVIEKIGLFDEIYGMGNFEDTDFSKRAVKEGYRCVRACGAYVYHRESSSFGKVKTFEEDFKRNREIYEFRWGKPRRIAYVLDSYDDNVLKRLSSDTLKLARGGNWVSFFLKEKLPLPEHSNIKTVELPGKHFYLNTLFNILKKKKKFDEIFVSEEKFGKVLERLTFIHCARVKYY
- a CDS encoding glycosyltransferase family 2 protein; the encoded protein is MGHIPVSVAIIAKNEEENIARCLASVKWADEAIVVDGFSTDRTVEIARSSGAKVIQRRFTGSFADDRNAGQDSAKNDWVLHLDADDVVTKDFAARMEETLSKGESVVVYKFRRKNFFLSHAMDHGGFHHYIPNLVDKRHVRYEGVVHEVPVYKGNMGQIEADIEHYPFGSISQFIVRQNRYTDISSKELLKKEGILPEAKIKSNMILKSLKMFWKSYVKKQGYKEGMYGLAFAVLFAWIHFLKWAKYWELVRKKG